AATGGAGCCCTCGCCAACCCCCGATGCAACCCGCTTAATTGAGCCATGCCGTACATCACCCACCGCAAAAATACCCGGCATATTAGTTTCCAGTAAAAAGCGATCGCGTTCTAACGGCCAGGGGAGATCTTTACCTACATCGGGGCCGGTATAAATAAAGCCGCGTTCATCTCGCTCAATCACACCATCTAGCCAATCGGTACTGGGGGTTGCACCAATAAAAATAAACAGGGAATTAGTGTCGAAGGTTTTGATTTGATCGTTCTGGCTATCCTTGACCAAAATTGCTTCGAGGCGATTGTTGCCCTTGGCTTCGAGCACACTATGAAACGGTAAAACTTCAATATTTGCAGTGTCCTCAATTTGATCGATCAAATACTGAGACATGCTCTTAGTCAGCGATTCACCCCGCACCAGAATCCGCACCCGACTGGCATATTTAGAAAAATGCATGGCTGCCTGCCCCGCTGAGTTAGCGCCACCCACCACATATACATCCTCATCTCGGCAAGCTTCTGCCTCGGTTTGCGCCGCGCCATAATATACGCCAGCACCAGTAAAGCGATCGATCTGGGGCACAGTCAGCCGCCGCCAGGATACACCCATCGCCAGAATCATCGCATGACAACTAATCTCACTGCGATCGGATAGGGTAATGATTCGATAATTATCTTCAACCCGAATTGAGGTGGCTTCCTGGGGGGTCAAAATTTCTACGCCAAAACGTTTGGCCTGGGTCACCGCTCGCCGCGCCAGATCGCTACCGCTCAGCCCCACCGGAAAGCCAAGATAGTTTTCAATCCGGGAACTAGTGCCAGCCTGACCACCGGGAGCCTCCCGCTCGATCATTACGGTGCGCAGCCCTTCGGAAGCACCATAAACCGCCGCCGCCAAACCAGCCGGCCCTCCACCCACAATCACCAGATCATAAAAGGGCTTGGTTGCTTCGGTTTGCATCCCCACTTGCTGAGCCAATTCAGCCGGACTGGGCTTGACCAGCTTTTCACCGCTGGGCAGCAACACCAGAGGTAAACAAGGGTTATTTTTTTCGCCAGCATAGGTGACTAATTGCTGGGCTTCATGGTTATTTTCAATGTCCAGCCAGCGATAGGGAACCTGGTTACGGGCTAGGAAATCGCGCAGGTGATGGGAATCCGGCGACCACCGATCGCTAATTACCTTGACCCCCTGGAATTCGGGCTTGAATTTGGCTTGCCAATCATGGAGTAAATCATCCACCACTGGATAGAGTTTTTCCTCTGGTGGGTCCCAGGGTTTGAGCAAATAATAGTCGAGCTGGGTGTGATTAATGGAATCGATCGCGGCATTGGTATCCGCATAGGCAGTCAGGAGGGCACGTTTGGCTAGGGGGAAAATTGCGATCGCCTCGGTTAAAAATTCAACCCCGCTCATGCCTGGCATTCTTTGGTCTACTAAAAATAACGCGATCGTATTGCTGCGGAGTTTTAGTTGCTGCACCGCCTCCAAAGCAATAGCCCCAGAATCAGCCCGCACAATCCGAAAGCGATCGCCATATTGCTGGCGGAGATCTCTGGCAATGGCTTGCAATACGGCTGGATCATCATCCACCACAACGATCGCAGGCTTTTTTGCCCCAACTCGCTTTTCAACCATTTGGCATCCTAGTTTTAAAATTGGCTATCGATCATAGTTTCGCACATTCAGCCAAGTTACTTGCAAGGCGAATCTTAATCAAAATTTAAAGACTCAAAGCCATAGCATATAGACAAACCAAGTCAATATGTGTAGTATCCTAGAGGAGAACTTTTAGATAAATAAACGACTTTCAAACATCACACTAGAG
The sequence above is a segment of the Pseudanabaena sp. PCC 7367 genome. Coding sequences within it:
- a CDS encoding FAD-dependent oxidoreductase yields the protein MVEKRVGAKKPAIVVVDDDPAVLQAIARDLRQQYGDRFRIVRADSGAIALEAVQQLKLRSNTIALFLVDQRMPGMSGVEFLTEAIAIFPLAKRALLTAYADTNAAIDSINHTQLDYYLLKPWDPPEEKLYPVVDDLLHDWQAKFKPEFQGVKVISDRWSPDSHHLRDFLARNQVPYRWLDIENNHEAQQLVTYAGEKNNPCLPLVLLPSGEKLVKPSPAELAQQVGMQTEATKPFYDLVIVGGGPAGLAAAVYGASEGLRTVMIEREAPGGQAGTSSRIENYLGFPVGLSGSDLARRAVTQAKRFGVEILTPQEATSIRVEDNYRIITLSDRSEISCHAMILAMGVSWRRLTVPQIDRFTGAGVYYGAAQTEAEACRDEDVYVVGGANSAGQAAMHFSKYASRVRILVRGESLTKSMSQYLIDQIEDTANIEVLPFHSVLEAKGNNRLEAILVKDSQNDQIKTFDTNSLFIFIGATPSTDWLDGVIERDERGFIYTGPDVGKDLPWPLERDRFLLETNMPGIFAVGDVRHGSIKRVASGVGEGSICVQFVHRHLADV